A window of Chthoniobacterales bacterium genomic DNA:
GGCGGTCATACTCAAACCCGACAACACCTACCAGGCGTTCGGCATCAATGAACTGCCTAATGGCGGAGCTATCCAGAGCTTGGCTCAAAATGTTGCCACGGAAGTTTCCAACCAATCAAATCTGACGCCCGCAGTCCCGCCGCCGATTATACCTCCTCCGCCTCCGGTTGTTCCGCCGAACATCCCGCCTGCTGAACCGACTCCTACGCCGACGCCGGCACCCGTCAGTCCGTAGCCGGCCTGCTTGCGCCCGCCCCACGTGCCGGTTGTTTGCCTCGGCGAAGTTCTGGTCGATGTCGCCCCCGATGGTGAGGAGTTTCCCGGGGGAGCGCCCGCCAACGTAGCCTTCCATGCGGCGCAGCTCGGCTTCGAGTCGGGCCTTGTCTCGCGCATCGGTTGCGATGAGCGCGGTGCAAGGCTGCGGAAATGGCTTGAGGCCGCGAAAGTCGGCGTCGGGGGAATGCGGGAGGATGAATTTCATCCCACGGGGGCGGTGTGTGTCAGGCTGACCGCCGGTGAACCCTCCTACGAAATCGGGGCTCCTGCGGCGTGGGATTTTATCGGGGATTGCGCGTCCGTGCGCGAAAGTATTCGCGGCGCCCGGGTTGTGGTCTTCGGCACATTGGCGCAGCGCAGTCCGGTCTCGCGGCAGACCATCCGGTCGCTCGTTGGCGAAGCACGCCGCTCGGGTTCACTTGCTCTGGCGGACTTGAATCTCCGCGAGCCTTTTTACGACGACGACTGTGTTCTCTGGAGCCTGCGGCACTGCGATGTCTTGAAGATGAATCGCAGCGAACTTCGCATCGTGTCGCGAATGCTCGGAGCCCGAGGTGAAGATCGGGAGCTTTTCACCGGGATGCTGGGGGAGTTTTGTATCCCGCGCGGAGTTCTCACGGGTGGTGCGGACGGGGCTTGGTTCGCCGAGGGGGGCGAATGGCACCACCAACGCGCTGCGCGGACCGAGGTCGAGGACACCGTGGGTGCAGGCGATGTTTTTACCTCGGTGCTCTCGGCGTTTCTTGCGGAGCAACGGACTCTGCGGGAAGCCGCTCCTTGGTGCGCGGAGGCCGCGGCGTTCGTGTGCTCCCGTCGCGGTGCTACGCCGGACCTACCCCGCGAGCTTGTTGCGGGGATCGGTCTGGCTCTCCGCCGGCCCTGGGGTTGACGTCGCCGGGGCGGATCTCCAGCAGCGCAGCAACTTCGATCGAGGCGGTTTGCGGGAACATGTCGACAGGCACGGCACGGCGGAGTTCGTAGGAACCGCTCACCTTCGCCAGGTCGCGCGCAAGCGTCGAGGGATCGCACGAGATGTAAACAATCCGGGGCGGTCGGAACGCGAGGATGGCGGCAATGACTTCCGCCGCCAGTCCCTGCGCCGGTGGATCGAGCAGCAACACGGCACCCTCGTTCGCCTGCAGAACCGCGGGCAGCAACTCCGCCGTGTCTCCCTCGACATATTCCTCTTTCGCGCCGGCCTCGATTCGCGCCGTGGCGATCGAGCGGCCGTCCCAATCCATTCCGATGACACGCGCGAAATTTTTGCTCAGCCTCTGCGCAAAAAAACCGGCGCCGCAATACGCATCGATGAGGATTTGTCCGGAGCCGGCCATGTCCGCCGCGATTTCCGCGAGGATTTCCGCCGCCTCGTCGTTGACTTGGCGGAAGCCCCCCGCGGCCGATGCCGTGTCCCGCAAGGTTGCCGGTCCGGGTCTCAAACGGCGCTTCGAGTGCAATGCTTCGAGACGGTCGTTGACGGCTTTGTTCGCCAGCAGGCAGCGATCCACGTCCACGATGCGGCGTGGATCGGTGCCGCGGAATCCGATCCTCGGCGGATCCACATGCACGGTGATGCGGTTGCGGTATCCGTATTCGTGCGGGGATGAACGCATCTGCTCGACCGGCGCGTCCGCGAACTTGCCGATGCGGCGCAGGGATTCTCGAACCTGCCTTGTTTTCTCGGTGAGTTGACGGGGGTAGGTGATGTGCTGATACGCGCAGCCTCCGCAGCGGGTGAAAAACGGGCACGGCGGCGCGACGCGATCGGGCGAAGGGTGGATGATCCGCAGAGCGTCCGCCTCGGCCCAAGTCCGGCGAACGTTGCGGATGCGCGCGCGGACGGTTTCGCCGGGTATCGTGAACCGGACAAAAACCACCTGCTGCTCGTGGCGTGCGATTCCCGCCCCGCCGTAAGCAAGATCAGTGACCTCCAGATCGATTTCGTCACCCGGTTTCACAAACCCATCATGATGCATCGAGGCCGTAAAGGCGATGGACTTCGCGGACTCCCGTGGCCCAGACTGCGGTGCTATGAAATTTCCGCGCAGCCCCTACGACCGCGAGCAGGACATCGTTTATTTTCCCCGCATGACGGATAAAATCCGGATGCATCAGTGCGGGGATCTGCCCTCCGATTACCACGCAAACCTCGGGCGCGGTTTCGATCAGCGGTGCTGCGATTTTCTCGGTGTGGACTACGATGATCTGGCTGTGCAGGTGGGTGCGGG
This region includes:
- a CDS encoding carbohydrate kinase gives rise to the protein MRPPHVPVVCLGEVLVDVAPDGEEFPGGAPANVAFHAAQLGFESGLVSRIGCDERGARLRKWLEAAKVGVGGMREDEFHPTGAVCVRLTAGEPSYEIGAPAAWDFIGDCASVRESIRGARVVVFGTLAQRSPVSRQTIRSLVGEARRSGSLALADLNLREPFYDDDCVLWSLRHCDVLKMNRSELRIVSRMLGARGEDRELFTGMLGEFCIPRGVLTGGADGAWFAEGGEWHHQRAARTEVEDTVGAGDVFTSVLSAFLAEQRTLREAAPWCAEAAAFVCSRRGATPDLPRELVAGIGLALRRPWG
- a CDS encoding class I SAM-dependent RNA methyltransferase yields the protein MHHDGFVKPGDEIDLEVTDLAYGGAGIARHEQQVVFVRFTIPGETVRARIRNVRRTWAEADALRIIHPSPDRVAPPCPFFTRCGGCAYQHITYPRQLTEKTRQVRESLRRIGKFADAPVEQMRSSPHEYGYRNRITVHVDPPRIGFRGTDPRRIVDVDRCLLANKAVNDRLEALHSKRRLRPGPATLRDTASAAGGFRQVNDEAAEILAEIAADMAGSGQILIDAYCGAGFFAQRLSKNFARVIGMDWDGRSIATARIEAGAKEEYVEGDTAELLPAVLQANEGAVLLLDPPAQGLAAEVIAAILAFRPPRIVYISCDPSTLARDLAKVSGSYELRRAVPVDMFPQTASIEVAALLEIRPGDVNPRAGGEPDRSPQQARGVGPA